The following proteins come from a genomic window of Sebastes fasciatus isolate fSebFas1 chromosome 6, fSebFas1.pri, whole genome shotgun sequence:
- the LOC141769068 gene encoding mothers against decapentaplegic homolog 4-like, whose protein sequence is MSITNTPTSNDACLSIVHSLMCHRQGGESETFAKRAIESLVKKLKEKKDELDSLITAITTNGAHPSKCVTIQRTLDGRLQVAGRKGFPHVIYARLWRWPDLHKNELKHVKYCQFAFDLKCDNVCVNPYHYERVVSPGIDLSGLTLTTGPSSALMVKDEYDFDGPQSLPSIDGGHSIQTIQHPPSAGRPAPSEPFATPNLLPPAEASTSASTSSFPAIAAGSGSASATWSRNSNFTPNIPHHTNGHLQHHPPMPHPTHYWPVHNELAFQPPISNHPAPDYWCSIAYFEMDVQVGETFKVPSSCPIVTVDGYVDPSGGDRFCLGQLSNVHRTEAIERARLHIGKGVQLECKGEGDVWVRCLSDHAVFVQSYYLDREAGRAPGDAVHKIYPSAYIKVFDLRQCHRQMQQQAATAQAAAAAQAAAVAGNIPGPGSVGGIAPAISLSAAAGIGVDDLRRLCILRMSFVKGWGPDYPRQSIKETPCWIEIHLHRALQLLDEVLHTMPIADPQPLD, encoded by the exons ATGTCCATCACCAACACGCCTACCAGCAACGATGCCTGCCTGAGCATTGTGCACAGCCTGATGTGTCACAGACAGGGTGGTGAGAGCGAGACGTTTGCCAAGCGGGCGATCGAGAGCCTGGTGAAAAAGCTGAAGGAGAAAAAAGACGAGCTTGATTCCCTCATCACAGCGATCACCACCAATGGGGCCCATCCCAGCAAGTGTGTGACCATACAGAGGACACTGGACGGACGGCTGCAG GTGGCTGGACGTAAAGGCTTCCCTCATGTAATCTATGCCCGGCTGTGGCGGTGGCCTGACCTGCATAAGAATGAACTGAAGCATGTCAAATACTGCCAGTTTGCCTTTGACCTCAAGTGTGACAATGTGTGTGTCAACCCCTATCACTATGAGAGAGTGGTGTCTCCTGGCATAG ACTTATCAGGACTGACATTGACAACCGGTCCCAGCTCTGCACTGATGGTTAAGGATGAGTACGATTTTGATGGACCACAGAGTCTGCCCTCAATCGACGGAGGTCACTCCATCCAGACCATCCAGCACCCCCCATCCGCCGGCCGCCCGGCCCCCTCTGAACCATTTGCGACCCCAAACCTGCTCCCGCCCGCTGAGGCCTCCACCTCGGCCTCAACGTCATCCTTCCCCGCCATCGCTGCTGGATCAGGCA GTGCCAGCGCAACCTGGTCTAGGAACAGCAACTTCACCCCCAACATCCCCCATCACACCAACGGCCATCTACAGCATCACCCTCCTATGCCACATCCGACACACTACT GGCCAGTACATAATGAGCTCGCCTTTCAGCCTCCTATATCCAATCATCCAG CTCCTGACTACTGGTGCTCCATTGCCTATTTCGAGATGGACGTTCAGGTCGGGGAGACGTTTAAGGTGCCCTCCTCTTGCCCCATCGTGACGGTTGATGGCTACGTCGACCCGTCAGGAGGAGACCGTTTCTGTTTGGGCCAGCTCAGCAACGTACATCGCACTGAGGCTATTGAGAGAGCAAG GCTTCACATTGGTAAAGGGGTCCAGCTGGAGTGTAAGGGCGAGGGCGATGTGTGGGTACGATGCCTCAGTGACCACGCAGTCTTTGTTCAGAGTTACTACCTGGACAGAGAGGCGGGCCGAGCCCCTGGAGACGCTGTCCACAAAATCTATCCCAGTGCTTACATCAAG GTGTTTGACCTCCGTCAGTGCCACAGACAGATGCAACAGCAGGCTGCTACGGCTCAAGCAGCAGCCGCAGCCCAAGCAGCCGCCGTGGCCGGAAATATACCTGGACCTGGATCCGTTGGAGGAATAGCTCCAGCTATTA GTCTGTCAGCAGCAGCCGGTATCGGGGTGGACGACCTCCGGAGGCTGTGTATTCTCAGGATGAGTTTTGTTAAAGGCTGGGGGCCCGACTACCCCCGTCAGAGCATCAAGGAGACCCCCTGCTGGATCGAGATCCACCTGCACAGAGCTCTACAGTTACTGGACGAGGTCCTGCACACTATGCCTATAGCAGACCCACAACCTCTGGACTGA